A single region of the Lotus japonicus ecotype B-129 chromosome 4, LjGifu_v1.2 genome encodes:
- the LOC130710361 gene encoding ras-related protein RABC1-like: MDSSSAPQEFDYLFKLLMIGDSGVGKSSLLLSFTSDEFQDMSPTIGVDFKVKYVAIGGKKLKLAIWDTAGQERFRTLTSSYYRGAQGIIMVYDVTRRDTFTNLSEIWAKEIDLYSTNQDCIKMLVGNKVDKESDRVVSKKEGIDFAREYGCLFIECSAKTRVNVQQCFEELVLKILDTPSLLAEGSKGVKKNIFKDKQPQADASTSSCC, encoded by the exons ATGGATTCGAGTTCTGCCCCGCAAGAATTCGATTATTTGTTCAAGTTATTGATGATTGGTGATTCTGGGGTTGGGAAAAGCAGtcttcttctctctttcacctcCGATGAATTTCAGGATATGTCCCCCACAATTG GTGTTGATTTTAAGGTCAAATATGTCGCCATAGGGGGTAAAAAGCTGAAGCTCGCCATTTGGGATACTG CTGGCCAAGAGAGATTTAGAACACTTACAAGCTCTTACTATAGAGGGGCACAAGGAATCATCATGG TTTATGATGTAACCCGACGAGATACATTTACAAATCTTTCTGAAATATGGGCAAAGGAAATAGATCTTTATTCAACAAATCAAGACTGCATCAAGATGCTTGTTGGAAACAAAGTAGACAAG GAGAGTGATAGGGTTGTGAGTAAGAAAGAGGGAATAGACTTTGCCAGGGAATATGGTTGTCTATTTATCGAATGCAGTGCTAAAACTCGAGTTAACGTACAGCAGTGCTTTGAAGAACTTGTTTTGAAG ATTTTGGATACACCCAGCCTCTTAGCTGAAGGCTCTAAGGGGGTGAAAAAGAACATTTTTAAGGACAAGCAGCCTCAGGCCGATGCATCCACAAGTAGTTGCTGCTGA
- the LOC130710360 gene encoding uncharacterized protein LOC130710360, producing MVAACRAPPISYLSPPNPKPRIQSKSSSSTSPPISRVQFPNRRLLLLSLPLSGFLLLPVPAFGEEYDPVTAPERDASALISQRVAKGVELLEKGRELQAQGDFNGALDYFSQVIDSYKDLAFSEYARVGRALVLYEVGDREQAIAEMEDVSISLKGYPEVHAALAAALYSDKHAPLLAENQFTIATLLDPHFTDLSYVRNTKHWPPSLVSSLQHFITLS from the exons ATGGTGGCTGCATGCAGAGCACCACCCATTTCCTATCTTTCTCCGCCGAACCCCAAACCCAGAATTCAGagcaaatcatcatcatcaacatcaccACCCATTTCCAGAGTTCAATTTCCCAATAGGCGTTTACTCCTGTTATCCCTACCCCTCTCTGGTTTCCTTCTCCTTCCAGTTCCTGCCTTCGGTGAAGAGTATGACCCGGTAACTGCTCCTGAAAGAGATGCCAGTGCTTTGATTTCACAGAGAGTGGCGAAAGGAGTGGAGTTGTTGGAGAAAGGGAGGGAGTTGCAGGCTCAGGGTGACTTCAATGGCGCTCTTGACTACTTTTCTCAG GTGATTGATAGCTATAAAGACTTGGCATTCTCAGAGTATGCAAGGGTAGGAAGAGCGCTGGTCCTGTATGAAGTTGGTGACAGAGAACAAGCGATTGCAGAGATGGAAGACGTTTCAATATCTCTAAAAGGGTATCCAG AGGTACATGCAGCTCTTGCAGCAGCCTTATATTCCGATAAGCATGCTCCCTTGCTTGCTGAAAACCAGTTTACCATTGCAACTCTGCTTGATCCCCATTTTACAGACCTTTCATATGTTAGAAACACTAAGCACTGGCCTCCAAGTTTGGTTAGTTCTCTGCAGCATTTCATCACACTATCTTAA
- the LOC130713410 gene encoding U-box domain-containing protein 25-like: MAQPRIGGLPETSHPALLFSAGNIECKSITLFLSMTESQNSIPYLFRCPISLDLFQDPVTLCTGQTYDRSNIEQWLAAGNLTCPVTMQKLHDPFIVPNHTLRHLIDQWLQLGPQFEPGNSATADDPLSGLKHTLESQESSLENKLQALEKIRALPDQYFSFKKSCFLLLDFLSLLLELVFAREEAQVSKNHMEFIELALCCVLKLLPLGSLEPLNMIKDEPKFSTFLLLFEKGTNPIKNSLCQLIESASSSQTEELCFFLGNSHKLVQEIVLAARRNSTVSEYAVKGISALCSLQSNRESLVRGGVIDGIMTYISSGSEIRQKNLAPLAMGIVKKLLEVESAREALVNHPNAIKTLVNMVFRVSDHECSESAVEILLIVCHDFGSAREEAIGAGVLTRLLLLLQTECSTTTKSKAGMLLKLLRSKWTEDLKQW; this comes from the exons ATGGCT CAACCAAGAATTGGAGGGTTACCAGAAACTTCCCACCCTGCACTACTCTTTTCAGCTGGCAACATAGAATGTAAGTCCATAACTTTG TTTCTTTCCATGACAGAATCTCAAAACTCCATTCCTTACTTATTCAGATGCCCCATCAGTTTAGACTTGTTCCAAGATCCTGTAACTTTATGCACAGGCCAAACATATGACAGGTCAAATATAGAACAATGGCTGGCTGCTGGAAACCTCACATGCCCAGTCACAATGCAGAAGCTTCATGATCCATTCATTGTTCCGAATCACACACTTCGCCACTTGATTGATCAGTGGCTTCAACTCGGTCCCCAATTTGAACCTGGTAACTCTGCAACTGCAGATGATCCTTTATCTGGTCTGAAACACACCCTTGAATCCCAGGAAAGCAGCTTGGAGAACAAGCTTCAAGCACTTGAGAAAATCAGAGCCCTACCTGATCAGTATTTTTCTTTCAAGAAATCATGTTTCCTCCTATTGGATTTCTTATCACTACTTTTGGAACTAGTTTTTGCAAGAGAAGAAGCTCAAGTATCAAAAAATCATATGGAATTCATAGAGCTAGCTCTTTGTTGTGTCCTAAAATTGCTGCCTCTTGGTAGTTTGGAGCCTCTAAATATGATCAAAGATGAGCCTAAATTTTCCACATTTCTGCTATTATTTGAAAAGGGTACTAACCCGATTAAGAATAGCTTGTGTCAACTTATAGAGTCAGCATCATCATctcagacagaagagttatgttTTTTTCTTGGAAATTCTCACAAACTAGTGCAAGAGATTGTTCTAGCTGCTCGCCGAAACAGCACGGTTTCTGAGTATGCAGTTAAAGGCATATCAGCACTATGTTCTTTGCAGTCTAACAGGGAGAGTTTAGTGAGAGGAGGAGTGATAGATGGCATTATGACATACATTTCATCAGGTTCTGAAATAAGACAGAAGAATTTGGCACCACTTGCAATGGGAATAGTAAAGAAACTTTTGGAAGTAGAAAGTGCTAGAGAGGCATTGGTGAACCACCCAAATGCTATCAAAACTTTGGTCAACATGGTTTTCAGGGTATCTGATCACGAATGCAGTGAGAGTGCTGTTGAGATACTCTTAATAGTTTGCCATGATTTTGGTAGTGCAAGAGAGGAAGCCATTGGAGCCGGAGTTTTGACTCGGTTACTATTGCTTCTGCAGACTGAGTGCAGTACCACAACAAAATCAAAAGCAGGAATGCTGCTCAAATTACTCAGATCCAAGTGGACTGAGGACCTAAAGCAGTGGTAG